The Gemmatimonadota bacterium nucleotide sequence AGCGGGGGAGCGGTCGGTTCCGCGTCTCCACCGCCGGCGCCGGGACCGGCCCGCATCCCGCCAATCGGAGCCGCCTGCCGACCGACGAACCGCGCAGCGGCACCGCTCCTGCCGATCTTTCCGCATGCCATCCCTACCTTCCTCCTTTTTCTCTTCCGGACGGGAGCGCCGTCTCTGGACCTGTGCGTTCGTCGCCGTGGCGGCCATCTACTCGACCCTCGGATTTGCCGGCACCCTCGCGGCTCGGTTCGCAGGAACCGGCGTGGGCGAATGGATCTTTGCCGCAGCGTGCCTCCTGATTCTGATCGCCGTCGTCACGCAAGGCTTGAGCAGGCGCCCGACCGCAGCCGAGTGGGGGGTCGCCCTCGGGATCGCCGCTGTCTACGCGCTCGTCTTCGCGCGCATGGCGATTCCGACCGAACGTTCGCACTTGGTCGAGTACGGCGTCGTGGCCATCTGCATCCACGCCGCGCTCGTGGAGCGGGCCGCTCGCGGCGGAGAGGTTCCCGTACCGGCACTGCTGACCGTCGCGGCAACCGGATCGCTGGGCGCGCTGGACGAGTTCATCCAGATCGTCGTACCGAACCGCACGTACGACCCCGTCGACATGCTCTTCAACGTGCTGGCCGGGGTGATGGCGGTCGGCGCATCCGTCGCGCTTGCCGCCGCGAGGAGGTGGGTCGCGGCCCGGAAGCGGACCTCGTGAACCGGGATTTCTCGACCAAGGACCCGAACGGTTCCGGGCCGCCGGCAGCCGACCGAAGAAAACCGCCCCATTCGGTGGAGGATGAAGCATAGGCGCCTCCGTCCGGTTTCCGGGACGCGCCTAGGTCACTAACCTCGCAAGATAGACTTTCCTGGCCAAAACGGGCTACCTTTCACACTAATGCGCCGCACCGTAGCTCTCATCGCTCTAGTGGGACTCTCATGGTCCCAACCGGTCGCTTCCCGTTGCGACATGGGGACCGGTGCGTCCCGAGGGACACAGGGCGGGTCGGAGCACCATGCCGCAGCGGCGTCGAGGGTGAGCGATCAGGACCCGGCCCGCGGCGTACCCGGGCATCGCGCCGCTCCGTCCGAAAGGCCGCCGGACTCGCACGGTCGGCACCACGACGCCGGGAACGGGTGCATGATGTTTCTGGGGTGCGGTTCGGCATCGGCGCGGCCGGGCCGGGCCGTGACGGTCGTTCACATTCCTGCCGTGTCGGAGCGTAACGCCTTCCATGCCGCTCCGATCCCCCGCGCTGTTAATCTCTCGGTCGAGACGCCGCCTCCACGCCACGTCGCCTGATCCCCTTGCAGTCCGCGGCGAAACCCGCGGGCTGTTCGACACGCGTCAGGCTCGACGACGCGTCACGTCGGGCGTTTCCGCCCGGCGACCGACTATTCAGGCCGCGAGGAACCCATGTCCACACCGCGAATCGTGGCGGTCGCACATGCGATCGCCGTTCTCCACAGCACCGCCGCCGCGTGCGCCGAAGCGCAAACGCTCACGTACAGTACGAACGGCGACACGGCGTTGGCCGCCCTCATCGAGGAAGCCGTCGAGCGCAACCCGCAGCTCCGAGCTGCACGGCTGGAATGGGTGGCCGCCGAGGCGCGCATCCCCCAGGCATCGGTGCTGCCCAATCCCACCGTGTCCTTCACTCAACACGTGCTCGGCCCCCAGACGAGGGTCGGACCGCAGTTTTCCAACATCTCGCTGAGCCAGTCCATGCCCTGGTTCGGCACCCTCGCGGACCGCGCCGCCATGGCCGAGTCCGAGTCCGCGATTCGCGGCGAGTCCTACCAGGCGTTGAGAGCCGAGATCGTGCGCCGGGTCAAACTGGCCTGGTACGATCTCATTTATCTCGACCGGGCGTTGCGGGTAACCGGTGAGGAGGAGGAGCTTCTGCGGCACTACGAGTCTCTCGCTCGGGCGCGCTACTCCCAGGGCTCGGGCCAGTTGCAGGAGGCGGTAAAGCTCCAAGCCGAGATTACACGGGTCCTGAACCGACGACAGGAGCTGCTGCAGCAACGGACGGATACCGAAGCCCTGCTGAACCATCTGACGGCCCGACAGATCGGGGCCGCTATTGCGCCGGTCCTCGACGTCGGATATCGTCCCCAGGACCCCATCGACGCCGAAACCTTGCAGGAGATCGGCCTCGCAGTCAGGCCGGAGATCGCCGCGGCCCGGATGGGTGTGGAGAGAAGCCGACACGCAGTAAGCTTGGCCAACCGACGTTCCCGGCCCGGTCTTACGGTCGGCATCGCCTGGGGTGCCGTGCTGCCCCGACGCGACGATCCGGGACTCGCCCTCCCTCCCGCAGGCAACGGCCGGGACCATTTCAGCCTGACTCTCGGTGCCAGCATTCCCTTCTCCAGAACCGCGAACCGAGCGGCCGTGGAGGAAGCTTCGGCCAAGCTGGCGGCGGCCGAAGAGACCTACCGGGACCTGACCGCCGGCGCGGCCATGGGCGTGCGCACCGCCGCGTTCCGCCTGGAGACCGTCGCCCGGCAACTCGATCTCTTCGAACGAGCGCTGATCCCGCAGGCCGAACACGCGCTCCGCACGACCGAAGAGGCGTATTCCACCGGGGTCACCGGCGTGGTCGAACTCCTTGACAGCGAACGACTGCTTCTCGATGTCCGGCTCGGCTTCGCGCGGCTGCAATCCGACTACATGAAGGCGTCGGCGGAGATGGAACGCGCGACCGGATCTCCGTTTCCGACCTCCGCCGGGAACGACGGGACGTCGGCGGGCGGCCCGACCTTCCTCGTCGACCCGGGCTCCAAGGAGGTGGGATCATGACGGCGCCCCAGCGAATGCGCGGCACCTGGTTCGCGGCGTTCGGGATCGTGGTGGGTCTCGTGATCGGAGTGGGGGGAACGGCCCTGCTGCTGTCGTCCCGGATCGGCGGAGAAGCGGAAGAGAACACGCGGCAGGGCACGACCGCCCGGGGTGACGACCTGGCCGCGAGCGACACGGACGGTGCGCGACGGATCCTGTACTGGCGCGCACCCATGGATCCGAACTACACCTCGGACCGGCCCGGAAGGTCCCCCATGGGGATGGATCTCGTTCCCGTCTACGAAGACGCACCTTTACCGCAGGCGGACACGGATTCGGATGCCGTCGGTGCAGAGAGCGGCATCCGCGTGAGCCGGTCCTTCCTCCAGAACTTCGCGGTGCGAACTGCGGAGGTCCGTCGGGGAGCGCTGCCGGTCACGATCCGAACCGTCGGAACCCTGGCCCACAACGAGGAACGGGTCGTGTCGGTGCAGACGAAGTACGAGGGGTGGATCGAACGCGCCAGCGTCAACAACGTGGGTGAGACCGTGGCCAGGGGTGACGCGCTCTTCGAGATTTATAGCCCGCAACTGGTCACGACCCAGCGCGAGTTCCTGGGAGCGATGGACTACCTGCGACGCCTGCAAGCCCTGGGCGCTTCACCGGAGGCCGTGGGACGGGCGCAATCCCTCCTCGCGGCGGCACGGGAGCGGCTGCTCTACTGGGACATGACCGCAGCCCAGATCGAGGCGTTGGCGGAGTCGCAGACCATCGAACGAACGATCCAGGTCTTCTCGCCCGCCGACGGCTTCATAGTCGAGAAGATGGGCGATTCCATGGAGGGGATGAAGCTCGGCCCCGGAATGACGGTCCTGAAGATCGCCGACCACTCCGTTCTGTGGGCCGAAACCGAGTTCTACGAGGGCGATCTCCGCCATGTTCGCGAAGGCCAGACCGTGACCGTGGTGGCCGATGCGTTTCCCGGACAGGAATGGACGGGTCGCATCCTCTTCTTCCGCCCGGCCGTGGATACGCGCACGAGAACGCTGACCGCGTTCGTCGAAGTCGCAAATCCGTCGCTCCAGCTCAGGCCGATGATGTACGTCGATGTGACGGTGCGGGCGAGCGGGTCCGCAGACGCCCTGACCGTGCCTGCCGAAGCGATCCTGCACAGCGGGACGCGCGCGGTGGCGATAGTGGCGCGCGGCGAAGGGATGTTCGAGCCCCGCGAGGTCGTGCTCGGCGTGGAGAGCGACGGGAGGCAGGAGGTGACCGACGGACTTGCCGAGGGTGAATCCGTGGTTGTCTCGTCCCAGTTCCTCATCGACTCGGACGCGAACCTCAGAGGTGCGATCTCGCAACTGCTCAGCGAAGCGGAGCCGACGGCGTCCGAGGGCGCGGCGGCCGATACGGCCACCCCCGGCCACAACCACAACTGACGGAGAGGTCCGATGTTGGAGCGAATTGTCGACTTTTCCATACGGAATCGGCTGCTGGTCGTGCTGGGAGCCGCGCTGGTCATCGGGTTGGGGGCGGTATCGCTCAACAGGTCTCCGGTCGATGCGATTCCCGACCTCTCCGACGTCCAGGTCATCATCCAGACCGATTACCCCGGGCAGGCGCCGCGCATCGTCGAGGACCAGGTCACCTATCCGCTCGCGACTCGGATGCTGGGTGCGCCCTTCGCACAGGTGGTCCGAGGATATTCGTACTTCGGCGTGTCTTTCGTTTATGTGATCTTCGAAGACGGCACCGATCCCTACTGGGCCAGAAGCCGTGTGCTGGAGTACCTCGATGCCGTCTCGGATCAGCTTCCGTCCGGTGCAAACCCGACCCTCGGTCCCGATGCCACGGGAGTCGGATGGGCGTTCGTCTACGCCCTGAAGTCCGAGCTCCAGGATCTCGGCGAGCTGCGGTCGATCCAGGACTGGTACCTGAAACAGGAGCTGAGCGCGGTGCCGGGCGTCTCGGAAGTGGCCAGCGTGGGTGGCTTCGTGCGCCAGTATCAGGTCACGGTAGACCCCAATCGTCTCCGAGCGTTCGATCTCTCCATTTCGGAGATTCGCGAAGCGATTCGGGCGAGCAACAGCGACGTGGGTGGCGGGTTGATCGAAGTCGCCGAGAAGGAGTTCATGATCCGGGGTCTCGGCTACGTCCGGTCGGTCGAAGACATCCGGCGCATCGGTCTCGGAGCTGGCGTGGACGGCACGCCGATTCTGTTGGAGGACGTGGCGCGGGTGAGCGTGGGGCCGGAGAGCAGACGCGGGCTTGCCGAGTGGAACGGCGAGGGTGAGATCGTAGGCGGAATCGTGGTGGTGCGGCCGGGGACCGACGTCCGCAAGGTGATCGACGATGTGAAGGCCAAGCTTGCGGAGATCGGGCCCGGTCTGCCGGACGGCGTCGAGATCGAGGTCGCCTACGATCGCACATCCCTGATCGACCGCGCGGTCGCGAGCATCCGGGCGAGCCTCCTGCAACAGCTCCTGATCGTAGGCCTGGTGTGTCTGATCTTCCTCTCTCACATCCGAAGCGGGTTCGTCGCCGTCGTGGCGCTGCCCACCGGGATCCTGCTGGCGATGATCGCAGTGAAGCTTCAGGGGCTGACGCTCAACATCATGTCGCTGGGGGGCATCGCGGTCGCGATCGGAACCATGGTCGACGCCGGGATCGTGATGGTCGAGAACGCCCACAGGCATATCGCGCGGAGCGGGGGCCGACGGTCGCGCTGGGAGGTGGTCGCGGGTGCGGCTCGCGAGGTCGGCCCGTCCCTCTTCCTGGCCTTGCTGGTGATCACCGTGTCGTTCATGCCGGTCTTCGCGCTGGAAGCGCAGGAGGGACGTCTCTTCCGACCGCTCGCCTTCACCAAGACCTACGCGATGACGGCGGCGGCCCTGCTCTCGGTGACGCTCGTGCCGGTGCTGGTGGGCTACTGGGTGCGGGGAAGGATTCGTCGGCCGTCCGCAACGCCGGCAGGGCGGGTTCTTGCGGGCGCGTACAGGCCGGTCGTCGGGTTCGTGCTGCGTTTTCGCGGATGGGTGATCGGAGCAGCCGTGATCGCGCTTCTGGCGACCTGGCTGCCGTGGTCGCGCCTCGGTTCGGAGTTCATGCCGCCGTTGTGGGAGGGGGATCTGCTCTACATGCCCACGACCCTCCCGGGGGTGTCGATCACCGAGGCCCGAGAAATCCTCCAACAGACGGATCGGGTCATCCGCACCTTCCCCGAGGTCCGGCACGTGTTCGGGAAGGTCGGCCGAGCGGAATCCGCTACCGATCCGGCACCGCTCTCAATGATCGAGACCACCATCGCCCTCAAGCCGCGAAGCGAGTGGAGGCCCGGAATGACGCCTGACGCGCTGATCGCGGAGATGGACGCGGCTCTCACGATTCCCGGATTGACGAACGCATGGACGATGCCGATCCGGGGCCGCATCGACATGCTGTCCACCGGCATCAGGACGCCGGTCGGGATCAAGGTGGCCGGACCCGATCTGGCCGAGCTCGACCGACTGGGTCGAGAGATTGAGGCGGTCGTGAGGGACGTGCCGGGCACGGCCAGCGTCTATGCCGACCGCCTCCTGGGCGGCAACTACCTCGATATCGAGATCGACCGGGTCGCGATCGCGCGCCACGGGTTGACCGTTCAGGACGTGCAGGACGTGATCCGGACCGCGATCGGCGGCATGAACATCACCACGACGGTGGAGGGGCTAGAGCGCTATCCGGTGAATCTGCGCTACGGTCGGGAACTGAGAGACGACCTTCCGGGGTTGCGTTCCGTGCTGGTCGCGACACCGGACGGGCACAACGTGCCGCTGGGAGAACTCGTCGGCATGGAGTACGCTTCGGGACCCCCCAGCATCAAGAGCGAGGGGGCGAGGCCGAACGCCTGGGTGTACGTCGATGTCCGCGACACCGACCTTGGGAGCTACGTGAAAACGGCTCGCGAGGCGGTCACGAACGGCGTGTCTCTACCGGAAGGATACACGCTGGCCTGGAGCGGCCGGTACGAGTTCCTGGAGCGCGCGGAAGAACGCCTTGCTCTGCTCATTCCGCTCACGCTCTTCCTGATCTTCGTCCTCATCTACGTCGCCACGAAATCGGCGACCGAGACCCTGCTCGTGCTGGCGGGCGTCCCGTTCGCCGTGGCGGGATCCTTCTGGCTGCTCCATGCGCTCGACTACGATCTCAGCGTCGCCGCGTGGGTCGGCGTGATCGCGCTCGCCGGCCTCTATGCGGAAACCGCCATCGTCTTCCTTCTCTACCTCAACATCTCGTACCGGGACTACCGGGATCGCGGGCTGCTCACCGACCGGGGCGCACTCGTGCAGGCGATCCGAAAGGGTGCGGTGCGGCGGGTTCGCCCCGTCGTCATGACCATCGCGACCGACGTGTTCGGACTGCTGCCGATCATGTGGAGCGCGGGCGCCGGAGCCGACGTGATGAAGAGAATAGCGGCCCCGCTGGTGGGCGGGGTCGTCACGTCGGGAGCCGTCGTGCTGCTGCTCCTGCCGGTGGGCTTCCTACTGTTGAAGCAGAGAGGTCTGCCGAAGGCGACGGAGGTCGCGAAGGCGGACGGTTAGGTCATTGGTGTCGGCGTCAGCGCAGCCAAGCGGTCCGCCGACACTCCCGAACCGCCGAAACTTGCCGTTCGGAGAAGGACATGACAAATTGGGCGCGACGTTGGGAACGAGGCGCCATGGTCCCCACTTGAAGTGCCCCGACGATCCCGCGCTTCAGCGAGACTTTTCCATCTGTGAAGAGCGATGACGAAGCGAATCCGGCCCATGACACCTCGAGCAACTCCGTCCAACGCAGGCGAAGGGCCTGGCTCGGACGGGATTCCCTGGTACCTGGGCGCGGTGCTCTTCGCGTCGACGAGCGTTGTGGTGGGCGTGATCTGGGACATTTCCTGGCACCGAACCATCGGACGCGACTCGTTCTGGACGCCGGCCCACGTGGCGATCTACGCCGGAGGACTCGCCGCCGGTCTCTCCTGCGGATGGCTGGCCCTGAAGACGACCTTTGGAGGCACCGGTCCGGAGGTGGGACGGTCGGTGCGGATCTGGGGACTGCGCGCACCGCTCGGAGCCTGGCTGGGGATTTGGGGCGCGATAGCGATGCTCACCTCCGCACCGCTCGACGACTGGTGGCACAACGCGTACGGGCTCGACGTCGAAATCCTGAGTCCGCCCCACGTGGTCCTCGCCATGGGCATCGACGCGATCCAGCTCGGGGCGCTGCTCATGGCCCTGTCGTGGCAGAATCGCGCGTCGCGGGCGAGACGGCGGCGATTGTGCTTCGCCTACGCCTACGGGGCCGGGATGCTCCTGCTGGCGATGGCTGTGCTGACGATGGAGCGCTCGTTCCCCAACGACTGGCACGGAGCCGAATTTCACATGATTTCGGCAGGCGTTTACCCGGTGGTCCTCTTCGCCGTCGGGCGGGCCGGACGCCTCCCGTGGCCGGCCACATGGGCGAGCCTGATCTATACGGCTGTGACCTTGGCCATGATGTGGATCCTTCCACTCTTTCCAGCGGAGCCGATGCTGGCGCCCATAATGCGCAGCGTGGATGCGATGGTGCCGCCGCCGTTCCCATTGCTCCTGATCCTGCCTGCGGTCGGAATCGACATGCTTCTGCAAAGGACTTCGGGGTCCGACCGGGCTCCGCCGCGGCGTTCGAGGGACTGGGGGATCGCCGCGCTGGGTTCGATCGTGTTCGTGGGCGTCTTCGGTGTCGCGCACTGGTACTTCGGCGAGTTCATGCTGTCCGAGGGTGCGCGCAACTACTTCTTCCAAGGAGACCAATGGGGGTACTTCTCCGCTCCCGGTCCCTGGCAGTACGAGTTCTGGCACGGCGGCCGCTTCGCGGGCGGTGATTTTTCGGCCTCCCATTTCTGGGCGCGAGCGGTATGGGCGCTGCCGATAGGGTTCGTCTCGGCACGGGCCGGCCTTTCCATGGGCAACTGGATGCGGGAGGTGCGCAGATGAAGCGCGCCGCCATCTTCGCCGCCGCCATTTATCTGGCGACTGCGGCGCACGTCGGCAGCAAGAACGTTTTCTTCTCGGGCGCGGCGGGTCCTTACGACGTTTCGGTCGTGGTTCGTCCGCCCGACGTCGTTCCGGGGCTGGCGGAGATTTCGGTGCGAGTTCCGGATGGCCGGAACGACGTCGAGCGCGTCACGGTTCGTCCCGTGCGCTGGGATGCGCAGGAGGGAGGTGCGCCCCCGCCCGATCCCGCCGTTCCCGTGCCGGGCGATTCAGAGCTCTACAGCGCCGAGCTGTGGCTGATGACCGTAGGTGCATACCGAATCGAGGTGACCGTGGACGGTACGCGCGGATCCGGAACCGCGTCGGTGCCCGTGACCTCGGTGATGCGAGGCGTGCGCGACCTGCCGCCCGCCCTGGGAGGGTTGCTCGTCGTATTGGGTGGTCTGCTGCTGTCCGGTGCGGTCGCGATCGCGGGCGCTGCGGTGCGAGAGAGCCGGCTGGCGGCCAACGAGGGGGTCCGAAACACCCATCGCCGTCGCGCCCGTTTCGCCATGGCTTTGGCGTCGGGCACGCTGCTGGCGGCCGCATACGGAGGGTACGCCTGGTGGAACGCGGTCGATCGGGAGGCACGCAGCGGCATCTTCCAGCGCCTCTCCGTGGAGGGCGTGGTGACCCCGGCTGTCGGTGGGCCGGTGCTCGAAGTCCGGGTCACGGATCGGTCGTGGCTCGGGCGGAACTGGAGCCCGCTCGTGCCCGACCACGGCAAGCTGATGCACATGTTCGTGATCGGCGCACCCGACATGCGACGCTTCGCGCATGTCCACCCCGTTCCGGTCGACTCGGCGACATTCCGCGCGCCCTGGCCGGACCTGCCTGCGGGCGAGTACCGGATCTACGGCGACATCGTGCACGAATCCGGCTTCGCGCAGACCGTCGTCGACACCCTGTTCGTACTCGACGAGGCACTCACGCGAGCCGAGCCGGTAGCCGTCGGGGAGGGGGATCCGGACGATTCCTCGTGGCGCGGGGCGCCGGTCCCTTTGACCGATTCAAACCCGTCGACCCCCCTCGCGGACGGATCTACCTTGGTGTGGATGGGCGAGACCGAGCTCCGCGTCGACGAAGAGGTCAAGCTGACCTTCGCGGTACGGGATCCGGTGGGAGACCCGGCGGCGCTCGAGCCGTACATGGGAATGTTAAGCCACGCCGCCCTGACTCGGACCGACGGTTCGGTCTTCGTGCATCTGCACCCGGCGGGCACGATCTCCATGGGCTCGCTCTCCGTGCTCGCGCCGGATGCGCGTCCGCCGACGCAGGCTGGTGCGGTCGAGGAAGGCATGGGCGACGGCACGCGCGATCTGATGGTCGCCGGCTCGGACGACCCGGCCGCCCGGGTGGAGTTTCCCTACGCCTTTCCGCAGCCCGGCGAGTACGCCGTCTGGGTGCAGGTGAAGCGAGAGGGCCAGGTGCTGACCGGGGCGTTTCGGGTGAAGGTCGAGGAATAGGGGGGCCACAGCGGTCCGCAGATGGTGTCGCGGGAACGCGAAGCGTCGCGCCGGAAACGGCTCACAAGGCCGACCTCATCTCCCACAGGTCGGGGAAGGCGGGCTTGACCGTGGTCGCCAGGTAGGCCGCGCCCGCGCTGTCGCCCGTACCCGGTTTGGTGCCGATCGTACGCTCCACAACCTTGACGTGCCTGTACCGCCACTCCTGGAATCCCTCGTCGAGATCCACGAGACGCTCGCACAGGTTGACCAGCGCCGGGTCGGAGCGGTAGGCCCCGGCCAGCATTTCCTGCACTCCGAGGTCCGGCGTGACGGGTTCGGTCAGGTCGCGATCGAGGGCGGACTCCGGAACGTGGTACCCTCCGCGGGCCAGAAACCGGAGGAACGCGTCCCAGAGCGACGGCTCCTCGAGCCTCCTCGCCAAGCGCTGCTGCTCGTCCAGGTCCGGAAAACCCTTGAGCAACGAAGCCCGTTTGATGCCGAGCGTGAACTCCAGCTCCCGGAATTGGGCGGACTGGAACCCGCTGGCGGTTTCGAGCCGGTCGCGGAAGGACTCGAACTCCACGGGGGTCATCGTCTCCAGGACGTCCATCTGAGCCACCAGCACCTTCATGATAGAGCGCACGCGCCTGAGAGTGGCGGCGACGCGGGCCCCGTCTCCTCCGATCAGGAGCTCGCAGCCGCGATCAAGCTCGTGGAGCGCGGCCTTGAACCACAGTTCGTGGACCTGGTGCACGATGACGAAGAGCATCTCGTCGTGCTCCGGAGGGTCGGAGAGGGGCCGCTGCAGCGACAGCAGCTCCGGCAGCGCTATGTACTGCGGGTAGTCCAACGGTTGCGGACTCTCACTCATCTCCGGTATCCGGTCCGTAGGCGCCGCCGGTCGCCCCGAACCGCGGCGTGTAGTCTTTCAGCGTCTCGTATTGCGAAGGCCACGGAAGGGGATACCCGAGCGCGTGTGCTGCGTGCCTGGTCCAGTACGGGTCCCACAAGTGAGCGCGGGCCATGAGGCAGAGATCGGCCCTTCCCGCCGCGATGATCCCGTTCACGTCCTCGAACGACGAGATGTTCCCGACGGCCATCGTGGCGATTCCGACCTCGTGGCGAATGCGGTCCGCGAAGGGCGTCTGGAACTGACGACCGTACCGGGGCCGCTGGTAGGGGACCGTCTGGCCGGCCGAGACGTCGACGATGTCGCAGCCGCAGGCCTTGAGCGCGCGCGAAATATCCACGGCGTCCTCGGGCTCGGTGCCCCCGGGCCACCAGTCGACCGCGGACAGGCGCACGGAGAGCGGGCGCTCGTCCGGCCACAAATCGCGCACGGCCCTCACCACGCGCAGCGGAAAGCGCATCCGGTTCTCTAGGGTTCCGCCGTAGCGGTCGGCCCGACGGTTGGTCAAGGGCGACAGGAAACTGGCGAGGAGATACCCGTGCGCCATGTGTATCTCGACGATGTCGAAGCCGGCCTCGATGGCCATCTCGGTCGAGCGTTCGAAATCCGCGACCAGCGCGTCCATACCCGCCTCGTCCAGCTCCGCAGGCACAGGGCTGTGCTCGAAGTACCCGACGGGTGATGCCGAAACGATCGGCCAGCCGCCCTCTTCCAGAGGCTCGTTCGGCCCCTCCCAGTCGAGCCGGGTCGCGCCCTTGCGCCCGGCGTGGCCGAGCTGGATCCCGATCCGCACGGGTGTGAAGCGCTTCACGAAATCGACGAGACGGCGCCACGCCCCGACGTGTTGGTCCAGATAGATGCCCGCGCATCCCGGCGAGATGCGTCCGTCGCGCCCGACGGCGGTCATCTCGGCCATGACGAGTCCGGCTCCGCCGACGGCGCGCGACCCGAGGTTGACGAGGTGCCAGTCGTTGACCGAGCCGTCCCGGGCCGAGTACTGGCACATGGCCGACACGCCCACCCGGTTGGGCAGCATGAGTTCCCGAATGCGAAACGGAGTGAATAGAGGGGGCGGAGGCGAGCGGTCTCCAGCGGCGCGCGCGATCCCCAGCGCAGCTTCGTGCTCAGCTATCGTCACCCCGGCCTGAATCTCCGACTCTCGCGCCACCCAGGCGTCCACCTTCCGGACGAAGGCGGGGTCGCGCTCGCGCAGGTTCTCGTGGGAGATGCGCAGGCTGCGGGTGAGCAGAGAGAAGCCGAATTGTTCGGGCTCCAGACGGATGTAGCGTTCGGTGTCCTCGAACCATTGGAGGCTTGCCTGGGCGGCGCGTTGGAGCGACTCCGCCGGGCGGCGACGCTCGGCCTCGTAGGCGGCGAGAGCTCGACCCAGCTCTTCCCGGCCGCGACCGTCCGGCCCGTTCTCTCGCAACGCCTCCGCAAGACTGATCGCGTCGAGCAAGGCCAGGCGGGTGCCGGACCCCACCGAGAAGTGGGCGGTGTGGGCCGCGTCTCCGACCAGCACGACGTTGCCTGCCGACCAGCGCACGTTCGTCACCGTCGTGAATCGCCGCCAAGTCGACCGGTTTCGGATCAGCGGGTGGCCGTTCAGCTCCTCGGCGAACAGGCGCGAGAGGAAGCGGACCGTTTCCTCCTCGCTCGCCGCGTCCATCCCCGCTCGCCGCCAGGTCTCCTCCGTGGCTTCCACGATGAAGGTCGAGCGGCCCCGGGCGTCGTACTGGTAAGCGTGGACACGCCAGAGTCCGTGCTCGTCTTCTCGGAACCAGAAGGTGAAGGCGGGAAAGGGCCGGGTCGTCCCCAGCCAGACGAAACGGTTGGGACGCAGGTCGACGGAGGGCTCGAAGGTGTCGGCGAAGCGGCTGCGCACCATGCTGTTGACCCCGTCGGCGCCGATTACCAGGTCGGCGTCGAGGAGCGGCCCCAGGTCGTCCGCCTCAGCCTCGAAATTGAGCTCGATCCCGAGCTCGCGGCAGCGGCGGTGCAGCAGCAGAAGGAGTTCGCGGCGCGAGAGCCCTGCGAAGCCGTGGCCGGTGGACTTCAGTAGGTGGCCCCGATAGTGGATGTGGATGTCGTCCCAGTGGTGGAACCGTTTCTCGACGGCCCGAAGCGTGGCCGGGTCGGCGTCGGCGACCTCCTGCAGGGTCGCGTCCGAGAAGACGA carries:
- a CDS encoding VanZ family protein, whose translation is MPSLPSSFFSSGRERRLWTCAFVAVAAIYSTLGFAGTLAARFAGTGVGEWIFAAACLLILIAVVTQGLSRRPTAAEWGVALGIAAVYALVFARMAIPTERSHLVEYGVVAICIHAALVERAARGGEVPVPALLTVAATGSLGALDEFIQIVVPNRTYDPVDMLFNVLAGVMAVGASVALAAARRWVAARKRTS
- a CDS encoding TolC family protein yields the protein MSTPRIVAVAHAIAVLHSTAAACAEAQTLTYSTNGDTALAALIEEAVERNPQLRAARLEWVAAEARIPQASVLPNPTVSFTQHVLGPQTRVGPQFSNISLSQSMPWFGTLADRAAMAESESAIRGESYQALRAEIVRRVKLAWYDLIYLDRALRVTGEEEELLRHYESLARARYSQGSGQLQEAVKLQAEITRVLNRRQELLQQRTDTEALLNHLTARQIGAAIAPVLDVGYRPQDPIDAETLQEIGLAVRPEIAAARMGVERSRHAVSLANRRSRPGLTVGIAWGAVLPRRDDPGLALPPAGNGRDHFSLTLGASIPFSRTANRAAVEEASAKLAAAEETYRDLTAGAAMGVRTAAFRLETVARQLDLFERALIPQAEHALRTTEEAYSTGVTGVVELLDSERLLLDVRLGFARLQSDYMKASAEMERATGSPFPTSAGNDGTSAGGPTFLVDPGSKEVGS
- a CDS encoding efflux RND transporter periplasmic adaptor subunit, with amino-acid sequence MTAPQRMRGTWFAAFGIVVGLVIGVGGTALLLSSRIGGEAEENTRQGTTARGDDLAASDTDGARRILYWRAPMDPNYTSDRPGRSPMGMDLVPVYEDAPLPQADTDSDAVGAESGIRVSRSFLQNFAVRTAEVRRGALPVTIRTVGTLAHNEERVVSVQTKYEGWIERASVNNVGETVARGDALFEIYSPQLVTTQREFLGAMDYLRRLQALGASPEAVGRAQSLLAAARERLLYWDMTAAQIEALAESQTIERTIQVFSPADGFIVEKMGDSMEGMKLGPGMTVLKIADHSVLWAETEFYEGDLRHVREGQTVTVVADAFPGQEWTGRILFFRPAVDTRTRTLTAFVEVANPSLQLRPMMYVDVTVRASGSADALTVPAEAILHSGTRAVAIVARGEGMFEPREVVLGVESDGRQEVTDGLAEGESVVVSSQFLIDSDANLRGAISQLLSEAEPTASEGAAADTATPGHNHN
- a CDS encoding efflux RND transporter permease subunit, which translates into the protein MLERIVDFSIRNRLLVVLGAALVIGLGAVSLNRSPVDAIPDLSDVQVIIQTDYPGQAPRIVEDQVTYPLATRMLGAPFAQVVRGYSYFGVSFVYVIFEDGTDPYWARSRVLEYLDAVSDQLPSGANPTLGPDATGVGWAFVYALKSELQDLGELRSIQDWYLKQELSAVPGVSEVASVGGFVRQYQVTVDPNRLRAFDLSISEIREAIRASNSDVGGGLIEVAEKEFMIRGLGYVRSVEDIRRIGLGAGVDGTPILLEDVARVSVGPESRRGLAEWNGEGEIVGGIVVVRPGTDVRKVIDDVKAKLAEIGPGLPDGVEIEVAYDRTSLIDRAVASIRASLLQQLLIVGLVCLIFLSHIRSGFVAVVALPTGILLAMIAVKLQGLTLNIMSLGGIAVAIGTMVDAGIVMVENAHRHIARSGGRRSRWEVVAGAAREVGPSLFLALLVITVSFMPVFALEAQEGRLFRPLAFTKTYAMTAAALLSVTLVPVLVGYWVRGRIRRPSATPAGRVLAGAYRPVVGFVLRFRGWVIGAAVIALLATWLPWSRLGSEFMPPLWEGDLLYMPTTLPGVSITEAREILQQTDRVIRTFPEVRHVFGKVGRAESATDPAPLSMIETTIALKPRSEWRPGMTPDALIAEMDAALTIPGLTNAWTMPIRGRIDMLSTGIRTPVGIKVAGPDLAELDRLGREIEAVVRDVPGTASVYADRLLGGNYLDIEIDRVAIARHGLTVQDVQDVIRTAIGGMNITTTVEGLERYPVNLRYGRELRDDLPGLRSVLVATPDGHNVPLGELVGMEYASGPPSIKSEGARPNAWVYVDVRDTDLGSYVKTAREAVTNGVSLPEGYTLAWSGRYEFLERAEERLALLIPLTLFLIFVLIYVATKSATETLLVLAGVPFAVAGSFWLLHALDYDLSVAAWVGVIALAGLYAETAIVFLLYLNISYRDYRDRGLLTDRGALVQAIRKGAVRRVRPVVMTIATDVFGLLPIMWSAGAGADVMKRIAAPLVGGVVTSGAVVLLLLPVGFLLLKQRGLPKATEVAKADG
- a CDS encoding tryptophan 2,3-dioxygenase, with protein sequence MSESPQPLDYPQYIALPELLSLQRPLSDPPEHDEMLFVIVHQVHELWFKAALHELDRGCELLIGGDGARVAATLRRVRSIMKVLVAQMDVLETMTPVEFESFRDRLETASGFQSAQFRELEFTLGIKRASLLKGFPDLDEQQRLARRLEEPSLWDAFLRFLARGGYHVPESALDRDLTEPVTPDLGVQEMLAGAYRSDPALVNLCERLVDLDEGFQEWRYRHVKVVERTIGTKPGTGDSAGAAYLATTVKPAFPDLWEMRSAL